The following are from one region of the Bos mutus isolate GX-2022 chromosome 18, NWIPB_WYAK_1.1, whole genome shotgun sequence genome:
- the LOC102264598 gene encoding vomeronasal type-1 receptor 4-like, translating into MTVSPFSGEEKMKNSCPLLVLCEDCWCQHQFSPLSAPGHFDVPSMSFYRDALRTLGEAAVKTIFVSGGGWGLWVMSSFSSTACLQSCLTGKGGTDVILTHLALASLLVLSPGIPHTAIAVFVLRKPLSSLGCKLVYYIQRVARGTTLCSTCVLSTYRSFTLTPRRAEWVMLRGRALKVTGPSCWVCWMLSLLMTNSVPVAVTGPQDTGNDTDNQGKWFCSSSPKAAIGLQWSTSDAVFLTLMGWSSGSMVLLLLRHRQRVQYIHTRTGHHRCRPETRAAHTILMLVVTLVNFYKLNSTFKFYTTILLESCL; encoded by the coding sequence ATGACAGTGTCTCCCTTCTCAGgagaggaaaagatgaagaaTTCTTGTCCACTGTTGGTTCTATGTGAAGACTGCTGGTGTCAGCACCAGTTCAGCCCCCTTTCCGCTCCAGGCCACTTTGACGTCCCCTCCATGTCTTTTTACAGAGATGCCCTGAGAACACTAGGGGAGGCGGCTGTGAAAACCATCTTTGTTTCAGGTGGTGGTTGGGGGCTCTGGGtaatgtcttccttttcttccacAGCATGTCTCCAGTCTTGCTTGACCGGAAAAGGAGGCACAGATGTGATTCTCACACACTTGGCCCTGGCCAGCCTCCTGGTTCTCTCCCCTGGCATTCCTCACACTGCCATTGCAGTTTTTGTTTTGAGGAAGCCCCTGTCCAGTCTTGGGTGTAAGCTTGTGTATTATATACAGAGAGTGGCTCGAGGCACCACCCTGTGCTCCACCTGTGTCCTAAGCACCTATCGGTCCTTCACTCTCACCCCCAGGAGAGCGGAGTGGGTGATGCTCAGAGGAAGGGCCCTCAAGGTCACTGGCCCTTCCTGTTGGGTCTGCTGGATGCTCAGTCTCTTAATGACTAACTCTGTTCCTGTGGCAGTCACTGGTCCACAGGACACAGGAAATGATACCGACAATCAAGGGAAGTGGTTCTGTTCATCAAGTCCCAAAGCAGCCATTGGCCTCCAGTGGTCCACCTCGGATGCCGTGTTTCTTACCCTCATGGGCTGGTCCAGTGGCTCCATGGTGCTTCTCCTGCTCAGACACCGCCAGAGGGTGCAGTATATTCACACCCGCACTGGGCACCACAGATGCCGCCCAGAGACCAGAGCCGCCCACACCATCCTGATGCTGGTGGTCACCTTGGTCAACTTTTACAAACTGAATTCCACTTTCAAGTTTTACACCACTATTCTTCTGGAGTCTTGTCTGTGA
- the LOC102264886 gene encoding LOW QUALITY PROTEIN: vomeronasal type-1 receptor 1 (The sequence of the model RefSeq protein was modified relative to this genomic sequence to represent the inferred CDS: deleted 1 base in 1 codon), translating to MSVHKEALRNAGEAAVKTIFLLQVVVGALGNAILFSRSISPVLLGHKQRPTQMVLPHLAMANLLVLLSPGIPHIMAAFVSRKSLSSLGCKFVYYIQRMALSTALCSTSVLSTYQSFTLTPRRLEWVMLRGRAPKFIGPSCCTCWILSLLMYIPVPLKIAGPQDTHNYTDSQGNWFCSISGTVTSFGYLWFISGAVFLTLMVWSSGSMVLLLLRHRQRVQYIHTPTGHHRCPPETRAAHTILMLVVTFIIVYILNSTFSFYLTVLVEFRLWLMQTSDVLASCFPTVSPFLLLLRDPKTPRICYGVNRNNA from the exons ATGTCTGTTCACAAAGAAGCCCTGAGAAACGCAGGGGAGGCGGCTGTGAAAACCATCTTTCTGCTCCAGGTGGTGGTTGGGGCTCTGGGCAATGCCATCCTTTTCTCCCGCAGCATCTCTCCAGTCTTACTGGGCCACAAGCAGAGACCCACACAGATGGTTCTGCCACATTTGGCCATGGCCAACCTCCTGGTTCTTCTTTCCCCTGGCATT CCCCACATAATGGCAGCTTTTGTGTCAAGGAAGTCCCTGTCCAGCCTTGGGTGTAAGTTTGTGTATTATATACAGAGGATGGCTCTTAGCACTGCCCTGTGCTCCACTTCTGTCCTGAGCACCTATCAGTCCTTCACTCTCACCCCgaggagactggagtgggtgatgcTCAGAGGAAGAGCCCCCAAGTTCATTGGTCCTTCCTGCTGCACCTGCTGGATTCTCAGTCTCTTAATGTACATCCCTGTTCCTCTGAAAATCGCTGGTCCTCAGGACACACACAACTATACTGATTCCCAAGGCAATTGGTTCTGCTCAATCTCAGGTACTGTCACAAGCTTTGGCTACTTGTGGTTCATTTCTGGTGCCGTGTTTCTTACCCTCATGGTCTGGTCCAGTGGCTCCATGGTGCTTCTCCTGCTCAGACACCGCCAGAGGGTGCAGTATATTCACACCCCCACTGGACACCACAGATGTCCCCCAGAGACCAGAGCTGCCCACACCATCCTGATGCTGGTGGTCACCTTCATCATTGTTTACATACTGaattccactttttctttttatctcactGTTCTTGTAGAGTTTCGTCTGTGGTTGATGCAGACTTCTGATGTCTTGGCCTCATGTTTTCCAACTGTTTCCCCCTTTCTGCTGCTCCTAAGGGATCCTAAAACCCCTAGGATCTGCTATGGAGTCAATAGAAATAATGCTTAA